The genome window CGAAGAAAAAATTAATTTATGAGCCTCATAAAATTTATTACTATTCCTCGGATAAAGTTAATGATCTTAGACTGGAGATTGAATGCGTAAAACTACCGGACAAGTTAATCGCAATATCAGATGGAGTAAAGCAGGATTTGATTGAACTCGGGGTTGAAAAGAACAAGATAGAGGTTATTCCAAATGGCGTGAAGGTTGATAAATTTGTCATTGAATTTGATGTGGACGGCTTTAGAAAAGAAAATCATATCTCGAATGATGATGTTGCTATAACCTATTCTGGTTCGTGGGAGATGTGGAAAGGTGTTGATGTGTTGATTAAAGCCTTTGCAAGAGTTTTAAGAAAGGCAGAAAATTGTAAATTAATTCTAGTTGGGGGGAGTAAAGAAGATCTCATTAATAAGAGAGAATTAATAAGAAGTTTAGATATATCTGAAGAAAAAATTCTTTTGATTGGTTATGTTTCACAAATTGAAGTAGTTAAATACCTTAGGACTTCCGATATTGGCGTTATTCCGAATATAATGACTACCATGGGTAGCCGTTACACCTCACCGCTAAAACTATTTGAGTATATGGCTGCAGGACTGCCAATCGTTGCTTCGGACTTGCCTTCGACGCGTGAGATACTTAAAGAAGATGAAGCGGTATTTTTTGAGCCCGAAAATGATAATGATTTGGCGAATAAATTGGTCAACTTGATTTACGATAAAATTAAAAGGGAACGGTTGGGATTTTTAATCAGCCAAAAGGCAAAAGAGTTTAGCTACGAAGAAAGATGTCGAAAAGTAACAGAAGTAATAGATAGTGCTATACGAATTCATGCTTAGAATTGTATGTCGATACTTAAACAGGATTGGATTAAAGCGAGCAGGAAACTAACTATTGTTTCGATAGTAATCCTCTTTATTGCGTTTTCGGGATCTTTACTCTTCTTATTCTTTGGATCTCGGCTCATCGAGTGGGCATCCGGAGGGGAATCAATTGAACTTATCAACAGATTAATAGTAGAGGGTAAGAAATATGATTTACCCTACGTTCAGGTCGAGTCAGCTTTAACTAGAATAGTCATAATTATCAACGCGTTATCGCTGATATTAGTGGCAAGTCTTCTCAACTCACGGACGCGTCGGATAGTTAAAAGTTTCTTTACCGAGAAGACACATCCGGTAAACCTTGCAGTTTTTCGTATAGTATTGTTTCTCACTGTAATCAATACGGCTGATGTGTCAGATGTAATCTGGTTTAGTGAGTTCCCTAAAGAATTGTTATTTGCCCCGACCGGGCTCGAATGGTTATTTAATTACATACCCCTCAACGAAACATGGGCCAGGGTGTCGAGTCTTTTGTTTCTTTTTTTCTGTTTTACTGGAATGATAGGTCTCTTTACGCGCACTTCAGCGCTGTTGGCCGTGATTTTTGGTTTCTACGTGCTTGGCATCCCTCAATTCTTTGGTAAGGTAAGACATTACCACCATCTCATATGGTTCCTTGCAATCCTCGCGGCTAGCCGGTGCGGAGATGCGTTTTCAATTGATGCAATTCTTGCTGCGAGAAAGAGAGCCGATCAGGGGATAACTGATCCTCCCGGTCCTTCTCAGGCTTATGCTTTGCCCCTTCGGTTCGTATGGCTTTTAATGGGTGTTATATATTTTTTCCCCGGATTTTGGAAATTTGTATGGGCGGGCCCGGATTGGGCTTTTAGTGACAACTTAAAATTTAGACTTTATAAAACATGGTTTGAATTCGGCGATTGGACACCTTTTTTCAGAATAGATCAGTATCCTTTTTTGTATAAACTAGCGGCACTTGGAACAATTGTTTTTGAATTAACATTTATCTTCATCATTTTCTTTCCGCGAATACGTTTATTGGCTGTTGTCGGAGGACTCTTACTGCACAACTTAACCAATGTGTTTATGCGTATACCATTCTGGTGGCTTCAATCATGCTATGTTTCTTTTTTTGATTGGAATGCGATTTTTCACCGAATTGGCCGTTGGATTTACAAGGATGAAATGTACCTCTTTTACGACGGAAACTGCAAGAGTTGCCGTAGAAACATTGCATATTTCAGAGTTTTTGATGTTTTCGGTCGTGTAAGTTATGTAAATGTCCTCGGCGAAGAGGAAACCGAAAATAATGACTGGCATTTATTGGATTATTCAGCTATTAAGACAAACATGTACGCAGGTGTCGGTTCGAGGAGCTTGCCTGGGATCCAAGTGTTTCAAGAAATTGCAAAACGCGTTCCAGTTTTCTGGCCAATAATCCCATTCTTATATATTTGGCCTCTAACAAGGATCGGTAACCGGCTATGTCATCATCCAGATCATTCGCGAAAATCAGTTGTTGTTAGGGCGCAATCTTTAAAGACAGCGGAATTCAGATCTCCTCAGCGAAGTTCAGCGGCGGTTGTAACCGTAGGAGGCTTCTTAATTTTTGTGAATGGCTTATTTGGTCTAGGCCATATAGTTTCATCCTGGCCTTTTGCTTGTTATCCGACATTCGAGCGTATAATGGGTCCTGAATCGAAAATAGAATCTCTCTCTATTTCTTTGACCGGTTCTACTGATGGATCCATTTCACTCGACGGATATTTATTAAATAGAGAAATTTACTGGACCAGGAGATTGGGTTTGATTCAGCATATTCTTTCGACAGATGACCAAGAGCTTTTGCGCGTCCGTCTAAAGGCTCTTTGGCAGATCTGGTCGCAGAAAGACCCTAGACTGAGGCAAGCAAATACCGTCGGATTTTACAGGGCTGTACTTTTTCCAAACCCTCCTGAACGGCAAGGACAAAATCATGCCCGACGAGAGTTGCTATTTGAGTTGAAATTGAAGCAAGACTAAAAGTAAATACCTAATCGATGATTATTTATTTAGTCTTAATTAAGGGGGTAAGCTAAGGTGAAAAACCGTGTTATAGTGATTGGGTTAGATGCTGCTGACCCTGACCTAGTCGAGAATTGGTCTAAAGAAGGGTACCTTCCAACCATGACTGCACTTATGACTCAGGGCTCTTGGGGGAGATTAGCCTCGCCGGCTGAAATCTCGACTGGACCTGTCTGGCCAACGTTTTTTGCTAGTATTTCCCCTGCTGAGCATGGAAGGTTTTTCTATAGGCAGCTAAAGTCCGGAACCTACCGAATTCATAAAAAATATGCCGTTAATATCGAGGCAAAGAATATGAATCTTTATGTAATGAGCTTATCAATGGGCTCGAAAATTTAGAAAATCCAGATACTGGGGAAAAGGCAGTAAGCGAGGTAGTAAGAGTGGATAAGCTTTACCAGGGAAAACTTCTATGGGAACTACCAGACCTGATAGTCAAGTGGACTGGAGATGCTCCTATTAG of Thermodesulfobacteriota bacterium contains these proteins:
- a CDS encoding glycosyltransferase family 4 protein, translated to MCEALSKLHEVNFFHPFLFQRTLNERLSFFYIEKRFRITRVVAFGPLEQKYLDFANRVIFFFQILFYLYFSKYDLVYTRDYSFLVFLSWLPRFLRPKKKLIYEPHKIYYYSSDKVNDLRLEIECVKLPDKLIAISDGVKQDLIELGVEKNKIEVIPNGVKVDKFVIEFDVDGFRKENHISNDDVAITYSGSWEMWKGVDVLIKAFARVLRKAENCKLILVGGSKEDLINKRELIRSLDISEEKILLIGYVSQIEVVKYLRTSDIGVIPNIMTTMGSRYTSPLKLFEYMAAGLPIVASDLPSTREILKEDEAVFFEPENDNDLANKLVNLIYDKIKRERLGFLISQKAKEFSYEERCRKVTEVIDSAIRIHA
- a CDS encoding DCC1-like thiol-disulfide oxidoreductase family protein, whose product is MSILKQDWIKASRKLTIVSIVILFIAFSGSLLFLFFGSRLIEWASGGESIELINRLIVEGKKYDLPYVQVESALTRIVIIINALSLILVASLLNSRTRRIVKSFFTEKTHPVNLAVFRIVLFLTVINTADVSDVIWFSEFPKELLFAPTGLEWLFNYIPLNETWARVSSLLFLFFCFTGMIGLFTRTSALLAVIFGFYVLGIPQFFGKVRHYHHLIWFLAILAASRCGDAFSIDAILAARKRADQGITDPPGPSQAYALPLRFVWLLMGVIYFFPGFWKFVWAGPDWAFSDNLKFRLYKTWFEFGDWTPFFRIDQYPFLYKLAALGTIVFELTFIFIIFFPRIRLLAVVGGLLLHNLTNVFMRIPFWWLQSCYVSFFDWNAIFHRIGRWIYKDEMYLFYDGNCKSCRRNIAYFRVFDVFGRVSYVNVLGEEETENNDWHLLDYSAIKTNMYAGVGSRSLPGIQVFQEIAKRVPVFWPIIPFLYIWPLTRIGNRLCHHPDHSRKSVVVRAQSLKTAEFRSPQRSSAAVVTVGGFLIFVNGLFGLGHIVSSWPFACYPTFERIMGPESKIESLSISLTGSTDGSISLDGYLLNREIYWTRRLGLIQHILSTDDQELLRVRLKALWQIWSQKDPRLRQANTVGFYRAVLFPNPPERQGQNHARRELLFELKLKQD
- a CDS encoding alkaline phosphatase family protein — translated: MKNRVIVIGLDAADPDLVENWSKEGYLPTMTALMTQGSWGRLASPAEISTGPVWPTFFASISPAEHGRFFYRQLKSGTYRIHKKYAVNIEAKNMNLYVMSLSMGSKI